Proteins co-encoded in one Aethina tumida isolate Nest 87 chromosome 7, icAetTumi1.1, whole genome shotgun sequence genomic window:
- the LOC109608912 gene encoding uncharacterized protein LOC109608912: MKATVFLVIITVSTALTEKYSYLVKREANYFPPNGRVGECGAVEGARFSNALVGQTLDIKDGLNLPIPVPEPLLTPPLPPNKGSFVDLNLSPVSKHSEGLLGGFQENHNQFDVHEDQNLLTGRVIREQIPDPVNNVVPVPVPHPVVIPKLIPVPIPNLHENEGIDPVFISTHLPNHQIKSVGYGHGNREGLPHHHVQLPDIKAELVPVNYPIVVPKYIPVEIIEKVPVPVYVPGGHLKSFGTWRGKV, from the exons ATGAAAGCAACA gtttttttagtaattatcacTGTTTCAACCGCcttaacagaaaaatattcatatcttGTAAAACGTGAGGCAAATTATTTCCCACCAAATGGACGCGTGGGAGAATGTGGAGCAGTTGAAGGAGCAAGATTTAGTAATGCTCTTGTGGGACAAACATTAGACATTAAAGATGGCCTCAATCTGCCTATTCCAGTACCAGAACCTCTTCTAACACCTCCACTTCCACCCAATAAAGGATCTTtcgttgatttaaatttaagtccaGTTTCCAAACATAGTGAAGGGCTTTTAGGAGGATTTCAAGAAAACCATAATCAATTCGATGTGCACGaagatcaaaatttattaacaggcCGTGTGATTCGGGAGCAAATTCCCGATCCTGTAAATAACGTTGTGCCAGTTCCAGTGCCACATCCAGTTGTAATACCCAAACTTATACCAGTTCCAATTCCCAACCTCCATGAAAATGAAGGTATAGACCCAGTTTTTATATCTACACATTTACCCAATCACCAAATAAAAAGTGTTGGATATGGACATGGTAATAGAGAAGGGTTACCACACCATCATGTGCAACTTCCTGATATTAAAGCTGAATTAGTACCAGTGAATTATCCGATTGTAGTACCGAAATATATACctgttgaaattattgaaaaagttCCTGTTCCCGTTTATGTTCCAGGTGGCCACTTAAAAAGTTTTGGAACTTGGAGAGGCAAAgtctga